Proteins encoded within one genomic window of Bacillus sp. F19:
- a CDS encoding hemolysin family protein, translated as MDIVNLFIIAILIAATAFFVASEFAIVKIRSSRINQLIEEGNKQALSAKKVTDNLDEYLSACQLGITITALGLGWLGEPAIGRLLHPVFKRFDLPSSGVQFLSAAIAFAVITFLHVVVGELAPKTVAIQKAERITLTFSKPLMAFYRLMYPVIWVLNGSARLLTSFIGMKQVSEHELAHSEEELRILLSESYESGEINQSEYKYVNKIFKFDDRIAKEIMVPRTQIVSLDIEETLQSHLKIIKSEKYTRYPVVDGDKDHIIGMVNIKEIFTDLFQSKKTDHFSLKTYIRPVIQVIDSVPIQELLLKMQKEHIHMAILIDEYGGTAGLVTVEDILEEIVGEIRDEFDADEVPLVQKITDDQYVIDGKVLISELNDLFGIEMDDTDVDTIGGWMLTEKYDIKKGEMVEFGSFTFKVKDMENHHIRYLEMTRKKKTDSSPLLQKGIAATQ; from the coding sequence TTGGACATAGTGAATTTGTTCATTATTGCGATTTTAATTGCTGCCACTGCTTTTTTTGTAGCATCGGAGTTCGCAATTGTTAAAATTCGAAGTTCCCGCATTAATCAGCTGATTGAAGAAGGAAATAAACAGGCATTATCAGCTAAGAAAGTAACGGATAACCTGGATGAATATTTATCAGCTTGCCAGCTGGGAATCACCATTACAGCACTCGGCCTCGGCTGGCTTGGGGAGCCTGCAATCGGAAGGCTGCTTCATCCTGTTTTCAAAAGGTTTGACCTGCCAAGTTCAGGCGTTCAGTTCTTGTCTGCCGCAATTGCCTTTGCCGTCATCACATTTCTGCACGTAGTGGTGGGGGAGCTTGCGCCAAAAACTGTTGCCATTCAAAAAGCGGAGCGAATTACGCTAACCTTTTCAAAGCCGTTAATGGCTTTTTACCGCCTCATGTATCCGGTGATCTGGGTGTTAAATGGCTCAGCACGGCTCCTGACGAGTTTCATTGGAATGAAGCAGGTCTCAGAGCATGAGCTTGCACACAGCGAGGAAGAATTAAGAATCTTGTTATCTGAAAGCTATGAAAGCGGAGAGATCAATCAATCTGAATACAAATATGTGAATAAGATATTTAAATTTGATGATCGTATTGCGAAAGAAATTATGGTGCCCCGCACCCAAATCGTCTCACTTGATATTGAAGAGACGCTGCAGTCGCATCTGAAGATTATCAAAAGTGAAAAATATACAAGATATCCCGTCGTTGACGGCGACAAAGACCATATCATCGGTATGGTGAATATTAAAGAAATTTTTACGGACTTATTTCAATCCAAAAAAACCGATCATTTTTCATTGAAAACCTATATTAGGCCTGTTATTCAAGTAATCGATTCTGTGCCGATTCAAGAACTGCTCCTTAAAATGCAAAAAGAGCATATTCACATGGCCATTCTTATTGATGAATACGGCGGAACCGCTGGGCTTGTAACAGTTGAAGATATATTAGAGGAAATCGTAGGCGAAATCAGAGATGAATTTGATGCTGATGAAGTGCCGCTTGTCCAGAAAATCACGGATGATCAGTATGTGATCGATGGAAAAGTATTAATAAGCGAACTGAACGATTTGTTCGGAATTGAAATGGATGACACAGATGTTGATACAATCGGCGGCTGGATGCTGACTGAAAAATACGATATCAAAAAAGGGGAAATGGTTGAATTCGGATCCTTTACGTTTAAAGTGAAGGACATGGAAAACCACCATATCCGCTATCTCGAAATGACCCGAAAAAAAAAGACGGATAGTTCCCCGCTTTTGCAGAAGGGAATTGCTGCTACACAATGA
- the queC gene encoding 7-cyano-7-deazaguanine synthase QueC, with the protein MKNDKALVVFSGGQDSTTCLFWAIKQFKEVEVVTFNYNQRHKLEIEVAEAIANDLGVRHHLLDMSLLNQLAPNALTRDDIEIEHKEGELPSTFVPGRNLLFLTFASVLAKQIGAKHIVTGVCETDFSGYPDCRDVFVKSCNVTINLAMDDQFVIHTPLMWINKAETWKLADELGALDYVREKTLTCYNGIIAEGCGECPACHLRKKGLDDYLAVKGGEA; encoded by the coding sequence ATGAAAAACGATAAAGCACTTGTTGTTTTCAGCGGCGGCCAGGATAGTACGACATGTTTATTTTGGGCCATAAAGCAATTTAAAGAAGTGGAAGTTGTAACGTTTAATTATAACCAGCGCCACAAGCTTGAAATAGAAGTGGCAGAAGCCATTGCAAATGATCTTGGAGTACGGCACCATCTTTTGGATATGTCGCTCTTAAACCAGCTTGCACCTAATGCCCTTACAAGAGATGATATTGAAATTGAACATAAGGAAGGCGAACTCCCTTCAACTTTTGTTCCAGGAAGAAATTTGCTGTTCCTGACGTTTGCATCCGTCCTAGCTAAGCAAATCGGAGCAAAGCATATCGTTACAGGGGTCTGTGAAACAGATTTCAGCGGGTATCCGGATTGCCGCGACGTGTTCGTAAAATCATGCAACGTCACCATCAATTTAGCAATGGATGATCAATTTGTCATTCATACGCCGCTTATGTGGATCAATAAAGCGGAAACATGGAAGCTTGCAGATGAACTCGGTGCACTGGACTATGTAAGGGAAAAAACGCTCACATGCTACAACGGTATTATCGCAGAAGGATGCGGAGAATG
- a CDS encoding DUF2254 domain-containing protein yields the protein MNDDDNYVSCIEHLAQILTKFGKNHSPSPYHRDRKNQIRIVLPKPTFTDYLYESFYQIRHYGKEDVSVMASVLKALILVAETNRTEKQEVWEFSAYIYEGIIQQDWLSLDKTVK from the coding sequence ATTAACGATGACGACAATTACGTTTCATGTATTGAACATCTTGCCCAAATTCTGACGAAGTTCGGAAAAAATCATTCCCCTTCTCCCTATCATCGCGACAGAAAGAATCAGATCAGAATTGTTCTGCCTAAACCCACTTTTACCGACTACTTATATGAAAGCTTTTATCAGATCCGGCATTATGGTAAAGAGGATGTCTCCGTTATGGCTTCTGTGCTGAAAGCGTTAATTTTAGTAGCGGAAACAAACCGGACTGAAAAACAAGAGGTTTGGGAGTTTTCAGCCTATATTTATGAAGGCATAATACAGCAGGATTGGCTTAGCCTGGATAAAACTGTTAAATAA
- a CDS encoding DUF6254 family protein, protein MTQSKGQKQRQWDIRKESQNEHGKVKSFKELEQEGTQNSKK, encoded by the coding sequence ATGACACAATCCAAAGGCCAAAAGCAGAGACAATGGGACATTCGCAAAGAATCTCAAAATGAGCATGGCAAAGTAAAATCGTTTAAAGAGCTCGAGCAGGAAGGCACTCAGAATAGCAAAAAATAG